Below is a window of Candidatus Omnitrophota bacterium DNA.
TACGCCTTACGCGACATGAGAGAATGCGAAATAGGGCCTTTTGCCTATGCCGCTCTCACCCGCAACCCCGTCTCGCTGGAAGCTACCCAAAACATGACTGATAAAGAGGCTCTTACGCTCGTGCGTAAGCTTAAGAACGAGTCGATATACGAAGAAAATTACCGATTGGCGCAGCCGGATGAGATCTGGAACTTCGGCCGGGCCGACGGGCTTGAGAAGGCCTTTCTCGCCGCCAATATCTTATATGCGCGTTACCCGCGGGAAGAATCAAGCATTGAGATATCAAAAGGAGAGGTTCTTTTAAGGCACGGGAAAAGAAAAGAAGCTTTTCCCTCCCGTAAGAAAGTGAAGGAAAATAGAATAATTCTGGGACGGTGGTGATCAAAAGAAGCGTCCTCGCCGCGGCAGTAGCGGCGTTTTTCATCTTTTTATACAATCTTGCGCCCAGCGTATATGTGGGTGATTCAGGCGAGCTCATCGCCGCCTCATCAACACTGGGGGTGGCTCATCCGCCGGGCTATCCGGTTTTTGTCATAATCACCTCGGCTTTGTCAAAGATTTTTCCCGCGGGCAATATGGCCTACCGCATGAATTTTATCAATGCGATTTTTGTGTTTTCCGCGATGCTCTTTATGTGCCGCTTTGCCTCGGCGAGC
It encodes the following:
- a CDS encoding DUF2723 domain-containing protein, coding for MVIKRSVLAAAVAAFFIFLYNLAPSVYVGDSGELIAASSTLGVAHPPGYPVFVIITSALSKIFPAGNMAYRMNFINAIFVFSAMLFMCRFASASLLLYFALAPAVFSSAGVAEVFTLNLLFACAIIYLLYSPFKKNALAAAFLFGLGLANHQTLILLLPGVIYLLIKRKMFDF